One part of the Geoanaerobacter pelophilus genome encodes these proteins:
- a CDS encoding 4Fe-4S cluster-binding domain-containing protein, translated as MNYIDLYHSGELLKRVKRAYARLSSCDLCPHNCGVNRLKGEQGICRAGLLPKVASSNLHRGEEPPISGTHGSGTIFFSGCSLSCRFCQNFPISQMGNGEEISTRLLAKRMLQLQRRKAHNINFVTPTHFLPQILAALWLAIPEGFKLPLVWNSSGYEKVDALQLLEGIVAIYLPDMKYAENEPAMAISSAPGYREVNRRAVAEMLRQVGQLQLDSDGLATQGVIIRHLVLPDGNSGSRNTLLWIAENLGRDTHIALMSQYFPAHLAGKTEGLNRPLTHDEYDAVVEYLDELGLEYGWVQELDEQRGHI; from the coding sequence ATGAATTATATCGATCTCTACCATTCAGGCGAACTGCTCAAGCGGGTCAAGCGGGCATACGCGAGGCTGAGCAGTTGCGACCTCTGCCCCCACAATTGTGGAGTCAATCGCCTGAAAGGTGAACAGGGAATATGCCGGGCAGGGCTGCTACCGAAGGTGGCTTCCAGCAATCTCCATCGGGGCGAAGAGCCGCCAATATCAGGAACGCATGGTTCCGGAACGATCTTTTTCTCCGGGTGTTCACTTTCATGCCGCTTCTGCCAGAATTTTCCAATCAGCCAGATGGGAAACGGCGAGGAGATCAGTACGCGCCTGCTTGCCAAGCGGATGCTGCAGCTGCAAAGGAGAAAGGCGCATAACATAAACTTTGTTACGCCGACGCATTTTCTTCCGCAGATCCTTGCTGCTCTCTGGCTGGCAATCCCTGAGGGGTTCAAGCTGCCGCTGGTCTGGAACTCCAGTGGCTATGAGAAAGTTGATGCGCTTCAGCTACTTGAAGGCATTGTTGCCATCTACCTGCCGGATATGAAGTATGCCGAAAATGAGCCTGCCATGGCGATCTCTTCTGCTCCTGGTTACCGTGAGGTCAACCGCCGGGCAGTAGCTGAAATGCTTCGCCAGGTTGGACAGCTGCAGCTGGATAGTGATGGGCTGGCGACTCAGGGGGTGATCATTCGCCATCTCGTGCTGCCGGATGGCAACTCCGGCAGTAGGAATACACTCCTCTGGATTGCCGAAAATCTGGGGCGTGATACCCATATTGCCCTGATGAGTCAGTATTTCCCGGCACATCTTGCCGGGAAGACCGAGGGACTGAACCGACCCCTGACCCATGATGAGTACGATGCCGTAGTCGAATACCTGGATGAGCTTGGCCTGGAGTACGGTTGGGTGCAGGAGCTGGACGAGCAGAGGGGGCACATTTGA
- a CDS encoding PEP-CTERM sorting domain-containing protein, translated as MKRSILAALALCGMIAAASTASAYTINGGATDVGGLDDLMAYTVLSDSSTADENAWAAPIVLAKDGVVVQFTKQTASSETAWKETNQAGIYAFQLTGANDYFLLKTGDLFVGKPSGQPADAKQYEHFLYRNNVQDSWAVIDLSALIGDNSPTTYLNSFNVNTGKISHVTTGEESTPVPEPGTIVLLGAGLLGLAAYGRKRIQK; from the coding sequence ATGAAACGTTCAATTTTAGCAGCATTGGCACTTTGTGGTATGATCGCAGCAGCAAGCACTGCTTCGGCATATACGATCAACGGCGGAGCTACCGATGTAGGTGGCCTGGATGACCTGATGGCTTACACCGTATTGAGTGACAGCAGTACTGCTGATGAAAATGCGTGGGCAGCACCGATTGTCCTTGCCAAGGATGGCGTAGTCGTTCAATTCACAAAGCAAACAGCTTCCTCAGAAACTGCATGGAAAGAAACTAATCAAGCAGGAATTTATGCCTTTCAGCTGACTGGCGCTAACGATTATTTCCTGTTAAAAACAGGTGACTTGTTTGTTGGTAAACCGTCAGGGCAACCTGCAGATGCTAAGCAATATGAGCACTTTCTCTACAGAAACAACGTTCAGGATTCATGGGCCGTGATTGATCTTAGCGCTCTTATTGGTGATAACAGCCCAACAACCTACCTTAATTCTTTTAATGTCAATACCGGCAAGATCAGTCATGTTACCACTGGTGAAGAAAGCACTCCCGTTCCTGAGCCTGGTACAATAGTCCTGCTCGGAGCTGGCCTGCTTGGTCTGGCTGCTTACGGCAGAAAGAGAATCCAGAAGTAA
- a CDS encoding aspartate carbamoyltransferase catalytic subunit, with product MGFKHKDIIALRDLTKEEILLLLDTAENMREINSRDIKKVPTLRGKTIINLFYEASTRTRTSFEIAAKRLSADAVNISPSTSSATKGETLLDTAKNLMAMKPDIIVMRHAISGAHYFLAKRLPCSIINAGDGAHEHPSQGLLDMLTMRDRFGKLDGLKVAIVGDVTHSRVARSNIQGLTKMGSQVFLAGPPTMIPTGAEKLGNVTVCNSMNEAIDGADVVMMLRIQLERQGKTLLPTLKEYSRYYGLNPENLKLAKKDAMVMHPGPINRGVELSSYVADGDQSHVMKQVENGVAVRMAMLYHVSGGELTAE from the coding sequence ATGGGATTCAAGCATAAAGACATTATAGCCTTGCGCGACCTGACCAAAGAGGAGATTCTGCTCCTGCTGGATACCGCCGAAAACATGCGGGAAATCAACAGCAGGGACATAAAAAAGGTTCCGACTCTCCGCGGCAAGACCATCATCAACCTGTTTTACGAGGCATCTACCCGGACCCGTACCTCGTTCGAGATTGCCGCCAAGAGGCTTTCAGCTGATGCCGTCAATATCTCGCCCTCAACCAGTTCCGCCACCAAGGGTGAAACCCTGCTGGACACGGCAAAAAACCTGATGGCAATGAAGCCGGATATTATCGTCATGCGTCACGCCATTTCCGGCGCCCATTACTTTCTGGCCAAGCGGCTTCCCTGTTCAATCATCAATGCCGGCGACGGTGCCCATGAGCACCCGTCGCAAGGGTTGCTCGACATGTTGACCATGCGGGACCGGTTCGGCAAGCTCGATGGACTTAAAGTGGCGATTGTCGGCGACGTCACCCATAGCCGGGTGGCCCGTTCCAACATTCAGGGGCTTACCAAGATGGGCTCGCAGGTCTTCCTGGCCGGACCGCCGACCATGATCCCGACCGGCGCCGAGAAGCTTGGCAATGTGACGGTCTGTAACAGCATGAACGAAGCGATCGACGGCGCCGACGTGGTGATGATGCTGCGGATACAGCTGGAGCGTCAGGGCAAGACCCTGCTGCCTACCCTTAAGGAGTATTCCCGCTACTACGGACTTAACCCGGAAAACCTCAAACTGGCCAAGAAAGACGCCATGGTTATGCACCCCGGTCCGATCAATCGCGGAGTGGAACTCTCATCCTACGTTGCCGATGGCGATCAATCACATGTCATGAAGCAGGTGGAGAACGGCGTCGCGGTGAGAATGGCGATGTTGTACCATGTCAGCGGTGGTGAACTTACAGCGGAATGA
- a CDS encoding dihydroorotase: MSLLIKNGRVIDPLQNIDDTLDILVERGKVKDVAKGLSAPDSAEIIDAKGCYVTPGLVDMHVHLRDPGLEYKEDIVTGTRAAAAGGFTSVACMPNTSPVNDNKTVTSYIVAKAKAEGCVNVFPVGAITKGSKGESLAEMGELKEAGCVAVSDDGHPVANTELMRRALEYAKGMGIMLISHAEEKSLVGEGVMNEGFVATELGLKGIPWAAEDVATARDVYLAEFTNSPLHIAHVSTQGALRIIRNAKARGVRVTCETAPHYFTLTDDAVRGYETNAKMNPPLRSTADQEAVKAALKDGTIDAIATDHAPHHLDEKDIEFNLALNGIIGLETSLPLSLKLVEEKVLTLPALIEKMSVNPSKILGIDRGSLKPGSAADITIIDPKAAWTVSADTLASKSKNSPWLGETMKGAAAYTIVAGKVVYKRG, from the coding sequence ATGAGTCTCTTGATTAAGAACGGCCGGGTGATTGACCCGTTGCAGAATATTGACGACACGCTGGATATCCTGGTTGAGCGAGGCAAGGTCAAAGACGTTGCCAAGGGGTTGTCCGCGCCAGATAGTGCTGAAATAATAGACGCCAAAGGGTGCTACGTGACTCCCGGCTTGGTGGATATGCACGTTCATCTACGGGATCCGGGCCTTGAATACAAAGAAGACATCGTTACCGGAACCAGGGCTGCCGCTGCCGGCGGTTTCACCTCTGTTGCCTGCATGCCTAATACCAGCCCGGTCAATGACAACAAGACCGTCACCTCCTATATCGTTGCCAAGGCAAAGGCTGAGGGGTGCGTGAACGTATTCCCTGTCGGCGCCATTACCAAGGGGAGCAAGGGGGAAAGCCTGGCGGAGATGGGTGAGCTTAAAGAAGCCGGCTGTGTGGCGGTTTCCGATGATGGTCACCCGGTTGCCAATACCGAGCTGATGCGCCGCGCCCTGGAATACGCCAAAGGGATGGGAATAATGCTGATCTCCCATGCCGAGGAAAAGAGCCTGGTCGGCGAAGGGGTCATGAATGAAGGTTTTGTGGCCACCGAACTTGGTCTCAAAGGGATCCCGTGGGCCGCAGAAGATGTAGCCACTGCCCGCGATGTTTATCTGGCAGAATTTACCAATTCGCCGCTCCATATCGCCCATGTTTCCACCCAGGGTGCTCTCAGGATCATCAGGAACGCCAAGGCTCGCGGGGTCAGGGTGACCTGCGAGACCGCCCCCCACTACTTTACTCTTACCGATGATGCTGTCCGTGGCTATGAAACCAATGCCAAGATGAACCCACCGCTGCGCAGCACCGCGGATCAGGAGGCTGTAAAGGCCGCCCTCAAGGACGGCACCATTGATGCCATTGCCACCGATCATGCGCCGCACCATCTGGATGAGAAAGATATCGAGTTTAATCTTGCCTTAAACGGGATTATCGGCCTGGAGACTTCCCTGCCGCTGTCTCTGAAGCTTGTCGAAGAAAAGGTCCTTACACTTCCAGCGCTGATTGAGAAGATGTCGGTCAACCCATCAAAAATATTGGGTATTGATCGCGGCTCGCTAAAGCCCGGATCTGCTGCCGATATCACCATAATCGATCCGAAGGCGGCATGGACAGTGTCAGCAGACACACTGGCCAGCAAGTCAAAAAACTCTCCGTGGCTCGGGGAAACGATGAAAGGTGCTGCTGCCTACACCATTGTGGCTGGCAAGGTAGTTTATAAAAGAGGGTAA
- the carA gene encoding glutamine-hydrolyzing carbamoyl-phosphate synthase small subunit, translating to MKAVLALADGRIFEGKSFGSTGEAGGEVVFNTAMTGYQEVLTDPSYKGQMVTMTYTQIGNTGINPEDIESSQLYLSGFIVKEYIDCYSNWRATMSLDAYLKENGVVGIQGIDTRALTRHLRDNGAQNGIISTIDSDHASLVKKAKGLPTMAGLDLATGVSCCKPYHWTQGTWDLADGYADVDPKTLKFKVVAYDFGIKYNILRCLVDAGCDVTVVPATFPAEQALAMNPDGIFLSNGPGDPEPLVTVQENIRKFIGKKPIFGICLGHQLMGLALNGQTMKLKFGNHGSNLPVVDTATGRIEITAQNHGFCVDLDSVAEICELGHLNLNDQTVEGIRHKTLPIFSVQHHPEASPGPHDSQYLFGRFVEMMEKHKSA from the coding sequence ATGAAAGCAGTTCTTGCGCTCGCTGACGGGCGCATCTTTGAAGGAAAATCGTTCGGCTCGACCGGTGAGGCAGGTGGTGAGGTAGTATTCAACACCGCCATGACCGGCTATCAGGAGGTGCTTACCGATCCGTCCTACAAGGGGCAGATGGTTACCATGACCTACACCCAGATCGGCAACACCGGCATCAATCCTGAGGATATCGAAAGTAGCCAGCTGTATCTCTCCGGGTTCATCGTCAAGGAGTATATTGATTGCTATTCCAACTGGCGGGCAACCATGAGTCTCGATGCCTATCTCAAAGAGAATGGGGTGGTCGGCATCCAGGGTATCGATACCAGGGCCTTGACCCGTCATCTGCGGGATAACGGGGCACAAAACGGCATCATCTCGACCATTGACAGTGATCATGCATCTCTGGTGAAAAAGGCAAAAGGGCTGCCGACCATGGCAGGACTGGATCTTGCGACCGGCGTCAGCTGTTGCAAGCCGTATCATTGGACCCAGGGGACCTGGGATCTTGCCGACGGATATGCCGACGTTGATCCGAAAACGCTTAAATTCAAGGTCGTGGCCTATGACTTCGGTATCAAGTACAACATCCTGCGCTGCCTGGTAGATGCCGGTTGCGACGTGACGGTGGTTCCAGCCACTTTCCCGGCAGAACAGGCTTTGGCCATGAATCCTGACGGTATCTTTCTCTCCAACGGACCGGGCGATCCCGAGCCGCTGGTAACGGTACAGGAAAACATCAGGAAGTTCATCGGCAAAAAACCGATCTTTGGCATCTGCCTCGGACACCAGCTGATGGGGCTTGCACTAAACGGTCAGACCATGAAACTCAAGTTCGGCAATCATGGCTCCAACCTCCCGGTTGTGGACACGGCGACCGGCAGGATTGAGATTACTGCCCAGAACCACGGTTTTTGCGTGGACCTCGATTCGGTTGCCGAGATCTGCGAACTGGGGCACCTGAACCTGAACGACCAGACTGTTGAAGGGATCAGGCATAAAACCCTGCCGATCTTCTCGGTACAGCATCATCCCGAGGCTTCGCCTGGGCCGCACGATTCGCAGTATCTGTTCGGAAGGTTTGTCGAAATGATGGAGAAACATAAATCGGCGTAG
- a CDS encoding PfaD family polyunsaturated fatty acid/polyketide biosynthesis protein — MNQIPSGNESLSELLRDIRRTGAVSLLNGDPVTIPQCPPQNLGSPQFCADLGIRYPYLGGSMAKGISSVEMAVELGKAGMLGFFGAAGLPLATVESAIDRLQASGVAYGINLIHSPQEPDLEQALAELYIRKGVRLVEASAFLSLSLPLVRYRLHGIHRTPDGQIETPNRIIAKVSREELAVRFFSPPPEKFLAQLVAEGTITVEQAEMAAQIPMAQYVTAEADSGGHTDNRPAMALFPTIRSVAARLQQEHGYAVNLMTGLGGGIGTPHAAAAAFAMGADWIMTGSVNQSCVESGTSQAVREMLAATRQADVIMAPAADMFEMGVTVQVLKRGTMFPMRAAKLYEIYRSCPGIDDIPAAEREKLEKTVFRSTIAEVWQQTRTYFLQRDPRQVERGDRDPKHRMALVFRWYLGQGAHWAKDGDSSRTVDYQVWCGPAMGAFNEWVDGTFLAAPENRRVVTVAQNILYGAAVLTRANIVRCQGARLPDGLTSTEPLEETKLKEYLR; from the coding sequence TTGAATCAAATCCCTTCCGGCAATGAGTCGTTAAGCGAACTTCTACGTGATATCCGGCGCACAGGAGCCGTTTCATTGCTCAACGGAGATCCAGTAACCATCCCGCAATGCCCGCCTCAGAACCTCGGCTCTCCGCAATTTTGCGCTGACCTTGGCATCCGCTACCCATACCTGGGAGGGTCAATGGCCAAGGGGATCAGTTCGGTGGAGATGGCTGTCGAACTGGGCAAGGCCGGGATGCTCGGTTTCTTCGGCGCTGCCGGACTGCCGCTGGCAACAGTTGAGTCGGCTATTGACCGGTTGCAGGCTTCCGGAGTGGCATACGGAATCAATCTGATCCACTCCCCCCAGGAACCTGACCTTGAGCAGGCGCTGGCAGAGTTATATATTCGCAAAGGGGTGAGACTGGTCGAGGCCTCGGCTTTCCTGTCCCTGTCCCTGCCCCTGGTCCGCTATCGACTGCACGGCATTCACCGCACTCCTGACGGTCAGATTGAGACGCCGAACCGGATCATTGCCAAGGTATCGCGGGAAGAGCTTGCGGTCCGTTTCTTTTCGCCACCCCCCGAAAAATTCCTTGCCCAGTTGGTTGCTGAGGGCACCATAACCGTTGAGCAGGCTGAAATGGCGGCCCAGATCCCCATGGCCCAGTATGTGACCGCTGAAGCAGACTCCGGCGGACATACCGACAATAGGCCCGCCATGGCACTGTTCCCGACAATCAGGTCAGTGGCCGCGCGCTTGCAGCAAGAGCATGGTTATGCGGTAAACCTCATGACCGGCCTTGGCGGCGGGATCGGCACTCCTCACGCTGCAGCTGCCGCATTTGCCATGGGTGCCGACTGGATAATGACCGGGTCGGTAAACCAGTCATGCGTAGAGTCCGGCACCTCCCAGGCTGTGCGCGAGATGCTGGCAGCCACCCGCCAGGCCGACGTGATCATGGCACCAGCAGCGGATATGTTCGAGATGGGGGTCACAGTACAGGTCCTCAAGCGTGGCACCATGTTCCCGATGCGGGCGGCCAAGCTGTACGAGATCTACCGCTCCTGTCCGGGGATAGACGATATTCCGGCTGCTGAGCGGGAAAAGCTGGAAAAAACCGTCTTCAGATCAACCATAGCCGAGGTCTGGCAGCAGACCCGCACCTATTTCCTGCAGCGGGACCCGCGACAGGTGGAGCGTGGTGACCGGGACCCGAAACACCGGATGGCCCTGGTATTCCGCTGGTATCTCGGCCAGGGCGCCCACTGGGCCAAGGATGGCGACTCTTCACGCACTGTAGATTACCAGGTCTGGTGCGGCCCGGCCATGGGGGCATTCAACGAATGGGTTGACGGAACCTTCCTGGCTGCCCCGGAAAACCGGCGGGTGGTTACGGTAGCTCAAAATATACTTTACGGCGCCGCGGTCCTGACCCGCGCCAACATCGTTCGCTGCCAGGGAGCCAGACTACCTGACGGGCTGACAAGCACGGAACCTTTAGAAGAAACCAAGCTCAAGGAGTATCTCAGGTGA
- the pyrR gene encoding bifunctional pyr operon transcriptional regulator/uracil phosphoribosyltransferase PyrR, producing MGDGTTVILDENGTKRALTRIAHEILERNKGVSDLVLVGIRTGGVHIARELALRLEEIEGESVAVGEVDITLYRDDIKGHASHLPVGKTDIPFSLEGKKVVLVDDVLYTGRTIRAAMDAVMDHGRPDSIQLAVLIDRGHRELPIRADFVGRNVPTSQKEIIQVQFNDESRPVDVLLQK from the coding sequence GTGGGAGACGGGACAACGGTAATACTTGATGAAAACGGCACGAAGCGGGCGCTTACACGTATCGCCCACGAAATCCTGGAACGTAACAAGGGGGTGAGCGATCTGGTGCTGGTCGGCATCCGCACCGGCGGGGTACATATCGCCCGCGAACTCGCCCTCCGGCTGGAAGAGATCGAAGGCGAATCGGTAGCTGTCGGCGAAGTGGACATCACCCTCTATCGTGACGACATCAAAGGTCATGCCTCGCACCTCCCGGTGGGCAAGACCGACATCCCCTTCAGCCTGGAAGGGAAAAAGGTGGTGCTGGTGGATGATGTCCTCTACACCGGTCGCACCATCCGCGCGGCAATGGATGCGGTTATGGACCATGGCCGGCCGGACAGCATCCAGCTGGCGGTGCTGATCGACCGCGGCCATCGTGAACTCCCGATCCGGGCCGATTTCGTCGGGCGTAACGTGCCCACGAGCCAGAAGGAGATCATTCAAGTACAGTTTAATGACGAAAGCAGACCTGTTGATGTGCTTCTGCAGAAATAA